A genomic window from Dechloromonas sp. A34 includes:
- the modA gene encoding molybdate ABC transporter substrate-binding protein: MKRILIVALAVALAFPARSDEVQVAVAANFTAPMHQIAALFEKDTGHKAVLSFGATGKFYAQIANGAPFELFLAADDETPARLEKEGQGVAGSRFTYAIGKLVLWSANPELVDGKGEILKTGNFRHLALANPKTAPYGAAAIESMTRLGVLNKLQERFVQGENISQTQQFVVTGNAELGFVALSQVTKDGKLTAGSAWVVPADYYQPIRQDALMLARGKGKAAPAALLAYLKGDKARAVIRSFGYDLR; the protein is encoded by the coding sequence ATGAAAAGAATCCTGATTGTCGCCTTGGCCGTAGCCCTTGCCTTCCCTGCCCGGTCCGATGAAGTCCAGGTCGCCGTCGCCGCCAACTTCACAGCGCCGATGCATCAGATTGCCGCGCTGTTCGAGAAGGACACCGGCCACAAGGCAGTGCTCTCCTTCGGCGCCACCGGAAAGTTCTACGCCCAGATCGCCAATGGCGCGCCTTTCGAACTCTTCCTGGCCGCCGACGACGAAACCCCGGCCCGCCTGGAAAAGGAAGGCCAGGGCGTAGCCGGCAGCCGCTTCACCTACGCCATCGGCAAACTGGTGCTGTGGTCGGCCAACCCCGAGCTGGTCGATGGCAAAGGGGAAATCCTGAAAACCGGCAACTTCAGACACCTGGCGCTGGCCAACCCGAAAACCGCGCCTTACGGTGCCGCCGCCATCGAATCCATGACCCGGCTCGGCGTCCTGAACAAGCTGCAGGAACGCTTCGTCCAAGGCGAGAACATTTCCCAGACGCAGCAGTTCGTCGTCACCGGCAATGCCGAACTTGGTTTCGTCGCCTTGTCGCAAGTCACCAAGGACGGCAAGCTCACCGCCGGCTCGGCGTGGGTCGTACCGGCCGACTATTACCAGCCGATCCGCCAGGACGCCCTGATGCTCGCCAGGGGCAAAGGCAAGGCGGCCCCTGCCGCCCTGCTCGCCTACCTGAAGGGCGACAAGGCCAGGGCGGTGATCAGGTCATTCGGCTACGACCTGCGCTGA
- a CDS encoding response regulator encodes MRIMIIDDNAAMRKVLAAVFASAGHEVVGAFADGNGVESMIRETAPELVCLDYHLPGRDGLAILKAIQSAAPTIDVVFMTASSEARIEEKAADAGASGFIRKPFGQAQIIEELRAIAATREITNRAALAAAQPEAPAAGARRGRKGTAVIADDNGSVRLVLKALLEESGVRVAQMVSNGSEAIIAAKNHQPRILCLDVNMPVMDGLEALPKIREASPDTAVIMVTGCADKKLVAEAAGLGAVGYIVKPLRPAYVEGFIRKLLGA; translated from the coding sequence ATGCGCATTATGATCATTGACGACAATGCCGCCATGCGCAAAGTGCTGGCGGCAGTCTTCGCCAGTGCCGGGCATGAGGTGGTCGGGGCGTTCGCCGACGGCAATGGGGTCGAGTCGATGATCCGCGAAACCGCGCCCGAGCTGGTCTGTCTCGATTACCACCTGCCGGGTCGCGATGGCCTCGCGATCCTGAAAGCCATCCAGAGCGCGGCGCCGACCATCGACGTCGTCTTCATGACCGCTTCCAGCGAGGCGCGCATCGAGGAGAAGGCGGCCGATGCCGGAGCTTCAGGCTTCATCCGCAAGCCCTTCGGCCAGGCCCAGATCATCGAGGAACTGCGCGCCATCGCGGCGACGCGCGAGATCACTAACCGGGCGGCGCTGGCCGCCGCCCAGCCGGAAGCGCCGGCGGCCGGCGCCAGACGCGGTCGCAAGGGCACGGCGGTGATCGCCGACGACAACGGCTCGGTGCGCCTGGTGCTCAAGGCCCTGCTCGAGGAATCCGGCGTACGTGTGGCACAGATGGTGAGCAACGGATCGGAAGCGATCATTGCCGCCAAGAACCACCAGCCGCGCATTCTCTGCCTGGACGTCAATATGCCGGTGATGGACGGCCTGGAGGCCTTGCCGAAAATCAGGGAGGCCAGTCCCGATACCGCAGTCATCATGGTCACCGGCTGTGCCGACAAGAAGCTGGTCGCCGAGGCGGCCGGACTGGGCGCCGTCGGCTACATCGTCAAGCCGCTGCGTCCGGCCTACGTCGAAGGTTTCATCCGCAAGCTGCTCGGCGCCTAG
- a CDS encoding NifB/NifX family molybdenum-iron cluster-binding protein, producing the protein MKIAIATKDFTAVSGHAGQTRQWLVYDLTEHRAKQLLPAPSRVELNKEQILHSFEDNEAHPLDGIDLVVCASAGDGFIRHMKKRGADVLLTGESDPAVAITCILAGEALPDTHFDITTTLCKLRDLFSRH; encoded by the coding sequence ATGAAAATCGCCATCGCCACCAAGGATTTCACCGCCGTCAGCGGCCATGCCGGGCAAACCCGACAATGGCTGGTTTACGACCTGACCGAGCACCGCGCCAAGCAGTTGCTGCCGGCGCCCAGCCGGGTCGAGCTGAACAAGGAACAGATCCTCCACAGCTTCGAGGACAACGAAGCGCACCCGCTCGACGGCATCGACCTCGTCGTCTGCGCCAGCGCCGGCGACGGCTTCATCCGCCACATGAAAAAACGCGGCGCCGACGTGTTGCTCACCGGCGAAAGCGACCCCGCCGTCGCCATCACCTGCATCCTGGCCGGCGAGGCCCTGCCCGATACGCACTTCGACATCACGACCACCCTGTGTAAACTGCGCGATCTGTTTTCCCGCCACTGA
- the modB gene encoding molybdate ABC transporter permease subunit has protein sequence MESTDLAAVWLTLKLATVVTLLLLVIGTPIAWWLARTRSPFKGVIGAVVALPLVLPPTVLGFYLLLTMGPNGPVGQFTQALGLGLLPFTFPGLVIASVFYSLPFVVQPIQNAFEAIGDRPLEVAATLRASPWDAFWSVAVPLARPGFLSGAILGFAHTVGEFGIVLMIGGNIPEKTRVVSVQIYDHVEALEYTQAHWLSGGMVLFSFLVLLGLYTFNPARRKTA, from the coding sequence ATGGAAAGTACCGATCTTGCCGCCGTCTGGCTGACCCTCAAGCTGGCCACGGTGGTCACCCTGCTGCTGCTCGTCATCGGCACGCCCATCGCCTGGTGGCTGGCCCGCACGCGCTCGCCCTTCAAGGGCGTGATCGGTGCCGTCGTCGCCCTGCCCCTGGTCCTGCCGCCGACTGTGCTCGGCTTCTATCTGCTGCTGACCATGGGCCCGAACGGGCCGGTCGGACAATTCACCCAGGCCCTCGGCCTCGGCCTGCTGCCCTTCACCTTCCCCGGCCTGGTCATCGCCTCGGTGTTCTACTCGCTGCCCTTCGTCGTCCAACCGATCCAGAACGCCTTCGAGGCGATCGGCGACCGCCCGCTGGAAGTCGCCGCGACACTGCGCGCCAGCCCGTGGGATGCCTTCTGGTCGGTCGCCGTGCCGCTGGCCCGGCCCGGCTTCCTGTCCGGTGCCATTCTCGGCTTCGCCCATACGGTAGGCGAATTCGGCATCGTGCTGATGATCGGCGGCAACATTCCGGAAAAGACCCGGGTCGTCTCGGTGCAGATCTACGACCACGTCGAAGCCCTGGAATACACTCAGGCCCACTGGCTGTCCGGGGGCATGGTGCTGTTCAGCTTCCTCGTCCTGCTCGGGCTCTACACTTTCAACCCGGCGCGACGGAAAACGGCATGA
- a CDS encoding PLP-dependent aminotransferase family protein: protein MSLSAILDPLNDPADAMPRQQQLYRRLKEAMLDGRLGPGARLPASRLLAADYGIARNTVLYAYQQLQAEGFLLADRRGTRVADLPVLHGLGVARPVASHAPAELSRRAAGLALRQHEPLLPFAPGVADLNAFPWAAWARQLQKAWGEVSARQLAYAAPAGEPRLRQALADDLRARRGVLCSPEQIFVVAGAQIALDACARLLADEGDTVWLENPCYPAARSVMQTAGLRAVHVPVDAAGMAPEPSLWESQPPRLVYLTPSHQYPLGAVLSLERRLEFLRRIVAANGWIIEDDYDSEFNHARPGYSPLPALQGLHADAPVVYVGTFSKLLYPGLRVAYMVVPRWAAREFGERIASLYRSGQAVEQRALAGFIESGALTRHLRKMAPIYRARQAVLRRELTAAFGDDVEILGGDAGLHLTLGLPAGEPDQAVIAKAMALGVTARPLSEYCAAEVPGASRNGLVLGYGMAEEKRIPELVARLARAVAADA, encoded by the coding sequence ATGAGCCTATCCGCCATTCTTGACCCGCTGAACGACCCGGCCGACGCCATGCCGCGCCAGCAGCAGCTTTATCGCCGGCTAAAGGAAGCCATGCTCGATGGCCGCCTCGGCCCGGGCGCGCGCCTGCCGGCCAGCCGCCTGCTCGCCGCCGACTACGGCATTGCCCGCAATACCGTGCTCTACGCCTATCAGCAATTGCAGGCTGAGGGATTTTTGCTGGCCGATCGGCGAGGTACGCGGGTGGCCGACCTGCCGGTGCTGCACGGGCTGGGTGTAGCCCGGCCGGTTGCCAGCCATGCTCCGGCCGAGCTGTCACGGCGGGCCGCCGGCCTGGCTTTGCGCCAGCACGAACCGCTGCTGCCTTTCGCACCGGGCGTCGCCGATCTGAATGCCTTCCCCTGGGCGGCCTGGGCGCGGCAGTTGCAAAAGGCCTGGGGCGAAGTCAGCGCCCGGCAGCTGGCCTATGCCGCGCCGGCTGGCGAGCCGCGCCTGCGCCAGGCCCTGGCCGATGACCTGCGTGCCCGGCGCGGCGTGCTGTGCAGCCCGGAGCAGATATTCGTCGTCGCCGGCGCGCAGATCGCCCTCGATGCCTGCGCCCGCCTGCTGGCCGACGAGGGCGATACGGTCTGGCTGGAAAACCCGTGCTATCCGGCGGCCCGCTCGGTGATGCAGACCGCCGGCCTGCGGGCGGTCCACGTACCGGTCGACGCTGCCGGCATGGCGCCGGAACCTAGTCTCTGGGAGAGCCAGCCGCCCCGCCTGGTCTATCTGACACCGTCGCATCAGTATCCGCTGGGGGCGGTGCTCAGCCTGGAACGGCGCCTCGAATTCCTGCGCCGGATCGTCGCCGCCAATGGCTGGATCATCGAGGACGACTACGACAGCGAGTTCAACCACGCCCGGCCCGGCTATAGCCCTTTGCCGGCGCTACAGGGACTGCACGCCGACGCGCCGGTGGTCTATGTCGGCACCTTTTCCAAGCTGCTCTATCCGGGCTTGCGCGTTGCCTACATGGTGGTGCCGCGCTGGGCGGCGCGCGAATTCGGCGAACGGATCGCAAGCCTCTACCGCTCCGGTCAGGCGGTCGAGCAGCGCGCCCTGGCCGGCTTCATCGAAAGTGGCGCGCTGACCCGCCATTTGCGGAAGATGGCGCCGATCTACCGGGCGCGTCAGGCCGTCTTGCGCCGGGAACTGACGGCGGCTTTCGGCGATGATGTCGAAATCCTTGGCGGCGATGCCGGTCTGCATCTGACGCTCGGCCTGCCCGCCGGTGAGCCCGACCAGGCGGTCATCGCCAAGGCCATGGCGCTTGGCGTCACGGCCCGTCCGCTGAGTGAGTATTGCGCTGCTGAGGTACCTGGGGCGTCACGAAATGGATTGGTCCTTGGTTACGGCATGGCCGAGGAAAAACGTATTCCCGAACTGGTGGCGCGCCTGGCCAGGGCTGTCGCAGCAGACGCTTGA
- a CDS encoding pyridoxamine 5'-phosphate oxidase family protein encodes MTALPPSPRTTIRRKPDRGHYDATSIHAIVDAAFVCQIAFNSAGSVHCLPTACWRDGDHLYIHGANNSRLINALLGGECSVCITHVDGLVLARSAFHHSMNFRSVVIYGQFAAVDHADDKARAMASFLEHVSPGRNAHVRPASPAELAGTRILRLALHEAAAKIRNWGVEDSAEDMSIPVWAGVVPLGRQAGVPVAETGCADFPLPSLPAALQKEALP; translated from the coding sequence ATGACAGCCCTGCCCCCCAGCCCGCGCACCACAATCCGCCGCAAGCCCGATCGCGGCCACTACGACGCCACCAGCATCCACGCCATCGTCGATGCCGCCTTCGTCTGCCAGATCGCCTTCAACTCGGCCGGCAGCGTGCATTGCCTACCCACCGCCTGCTGGCGCGACGGCGACCACCTCTACATCCACGGCGCCAACAATTCGCGCCTGATCAATGCCCTGCTCGGCGGCGAATGCTCGGTCTGCATCACCCATGTCGACGGCCTGGTGCTGGCCCGCTCGGCCTTCCATCATTCGATGAATTTCCGCTCGGTGGTGATCTACGGACAATTCGCCGCCGTGGACCATGCGGACGACAAGGCCAGGGCGATGGCCAGCTTTCTCGAACACGTCAGCCCGGGACGCAATGCGCATGTCCGCCCGGCCAGCCCGGCCGAACTCGCCGGCACCCGCATCCTGCGCCTGGCGCTGCACGAAGCCGCCGCCAAGATCCGCAACTGGGGCGTCGAAGACAGCGCCGAGGACATGTCAATCCCGGTCTGGGCCGGGGTCGTTCCGCTTGGCCGGCAGGCTGGCGTACCGGTTGCCGAGACCGGCTGCGCTGATTTCCCGCTGCCTTCCTTGCCGGCAGCACTGCAGAAAGAGGCGCTGCCATGA
- a CDS encoding DMT family transporter — protein MSVPVAYLGIILIWATTPLAIQWSTQGIGFAFAVLVRMLIGVVVAGLLVAVWRIGLPLHGRARRAYLVGGLGLFGAMALTYWGARYVHSGLISVLFGLSPLMAGVLAALWLGERALTPRKIAGMVLGAFGLAVIFIDGDSLGGEHALAGLLALLFAVFIYSASLVWLKRIADDSPPLATTVGTLAVSLPLFVVVWAFTDGHLPAVMPLRSGAAIVYLGIFGSVIGFALYYYVIKHLAASKVALITLITPVLALLLGHVFNGEVIGLRLWLGTGLILFGLAVHEWEALLSLRLSYRGAES, from the coding sequence ATGTCCGTTCCCGTCGCCTATCTCGGCATCATCCTGATCTGGGCCACCACGCCGCTGGCTATCCAGTGGAGCACGCAAGGCATTGGCTTCGCTTTCGCCGTGCTCGTCCGCATGTTGATCGGCGTTGTCGTCGCCGGCCTGCTGGTCGCCGTCTGGCGCATCGGCCTGCCGCTGCACGGTCGGGCGCGCCGGGCCTATCTGGTCGGCGGATTGGGCTTGTTCGGGGCGATGGCGCTGACCTACTGGGGGGCGCGTTACGTCCATTCCGGCCTGATTTCCGTGCTCTTCGGGCTGTCGCCCTTGATGGCCGGGGTGCTGGCCGCGCTGTGGCTGGGCGAACGCGCGCTGACGCCGCGCAAGATCGCCGGTATGGTGCTCGGCGCTTTCGGCTTGGCGGTGATCTTCATCGATGGCGACAGTTTGGGCGGCGAGCATGCGCTGGCCGGCCTGTTGGCGCTGTTGTTCGCCGTTTTCATTTATTCGGCCAGTCTGGTCTGGCTGAAACGTATCGCCGACGACAGCCCGCCGCTGGCTACCACGGTCGGCACGCTGGCCGTCTCGCTGCCGCTGTTTGTGGTGGTCTGGGCGTTCACCGACGGTCATTTGCCGGCCGTGATGCCGCTGCGCTCGGGGGCGGCCATCGTCTATCTCGGCATCTTCGGCTCGGTGATCGGTTTCGCACTGTATTACTACGTGATCAAGCACCTGGCGGCCTCGAAAGTCGCCTTGATCACGCTGATCACGCCGGTGCTGGCGCTGCTCCTCGGCCACGTCTTCAATGGCGAGGTTATCGGCCTGCGCCTGTGGCTGGGAACCGGGCTGATTCTCTTCGGCCTCGCCGTGCACGAGTGGGAGGCGCTGCTGTCCCTGCGCCTTTCGTACCGGGGGGCCGAGAGCTAG
- the modC gene encoding molybdenum ABC transporter ATP-binding protein: protein MTPEIRARFLIERRDFRLDVDLALPGRGITALFGHSGSGKTTCLRAMAGLERAGQAYFAIGDEVWQDEARGHFVPPHRRALGVVFQEASLFPHLSVRGNMEYGQKRAAARADAYSLPAIAELLGIAHLLERAPAQLSGGERQRVAIARALLAAPKILLMDEPLAALDLKRKLEILPYLERLHHELALPIIYVSHAPDEVARLADHLVLLDEGRVVASGPLNAVLSRIDLPAAFADDAGVVIEAAIAAHEADDLTRLEFPGGSIFVSRHDEPVGTFLRCRIHARDVSLALVPQVQTSILNCVSAIVVDLAPTETPGHVLVKLDVAGEPLLARITKRSAQRLDIRPGLALRAQIKSVALLA, encoded by the coding sequence ATGACCCCGGAGATTCGTGCCAGATTCCTGATCGAGCGCCGCGATTTCCGGCTCGACGTCGACCTCGCCCTGCCCGGCCGCGGCATCACCGCCCTGTTCGGCCATTCCGGCTCGGGCAAGACGACCTGTCTGCGCGCCATGGCCGGGCTGGAACGGGCTGGCCAGGCCTACTTCGCGATCGGCGACGAGGTCTGGCAGGACGAGGCACGCGGCCATTTCGTTCCGCCGCACCGGCGGGCGCTCGGCGTGGTATTTCAGGAAGCCAGCCTGTTTCCGCACCTCTCGGTGCGCGGCAATATGGAATACGGCCAGAAACGGGCGGCGGCCCGGGCCGATGCCTATTCCCTGCCGGCCATCGCCGAGCTGCTCGGCATCGCCCACCTGCTCGAGCGTGCCCCGGCCCAGCTCTCCGGCGGCGAACGCCAGCGCGTGGCGATTGCCCGCGCCCTGCTCGCCGCCCCCAAGATCCTGCTCATGGACGAACCGCTGGCCGCCCTCGACCTCAAGCGCAAACTGGAAATCCTGCCCTACCTGGAACGCCTGCACCACGAACTGGCGCTGCCCATCATCTACGTCAGCCATGCGCCGGACGAAGTCGCCCGCCTGGCCGACCACCTGGTGCTGCTCGACGAGGGCCGGGTCGTCGCCAGCGGCCCGCTCAACGCGGTGCTTTCCCGCATCGACCTGCCGGCCGCCTTCGCCGACGATGCCGGCGTGGTCATCGAGGCGGCGATCGCCGCCCATGAGGCGGACGACCTGACCCGCCTCGAATTCCCCGGTGGTTCGATTTTCGTCTCGCGGCACGACGAGCCGGTCGGCACCTTCCTGCGCTGCCGTATCCACGCCCGCGACGTCAGCCTGGCGCTGGTGCCGCAGGTCCAGACCAGCATCCTGAACTGCGTCAGCGCCATCGTCGTCGATCTGGCGCCGACCGAGACGCCGGGGCACGTGCTGGTCAAGCTCGATGTCGCCGGCGAACCGCTGCTCGCCCGCATCACCAAACGCTCGGCTCAGCGCCTGGACATCCGCCCCGGCCTGGCGCTGCGCGCGCAGATCAAGTCAGTCGCCCTGCTCGCCTAG